Proteins from one Colias croceus chromosome 22, ilColCroc2.1 genomic window:
- the LOC123702012 gene encoding origin recognition complex subunit 5 gives MQDIFNKVPCRESQINGLIDLLGDSDEPLPPCIFLSGSMATGKTLCVNKVLEYLNYKHVIIDCIECYTSKIMFEEIINELQESDADTKCDSLSDLINNLNNLYPKIKYEPVILVFDRAERLRNMDHSIMCTFLRLKELCKLNICTIFVTQLIYDNFYFKMGVRDPIKLYFPNYNKEELFKIIFLHHKSFVRHLKSNYEIDSDIEEELEKPELFANFLNAFLSVFYRPCRDLIELQHMARVNFVKYCEPIIKNEISASDLSKLWRHIAPILKTSLELLYLRISTQKLAIPSPGKENNNCMDINNYQFENTLKEELMSTKTFAQSFELPYYAKYLLIAAYLASYNPPKEDKRLFMKNHGKQRKRLQQVRAKAKITEKLNTQLGPKVFTLDRLLAIFYAILEEKIGLTSNLLAQIATLVELKLIAGNKEIDLDSSKYKCIVGYDFISAVAQTVGFNVRKYLYDFI, from the coding sequence atgcAAGATATATTCAATAAAGTGCCATGCAGAGAAAGTCAGATAAATGGTTTGATTGATCTACTTGGTGATAGCGATGAACCGTTGCCGCCTTGTATATTTCTAAGTGGAAGTATGGCTACTGGTAAAACTTTATGCGTAAACAAAGTATTagagtatttaaattataaacatgtaATAATTGATTGTATAGAATGCTACACCTCTAAAATAATGTTCGAGGAAATAATAAACGAACTTCAAGAATCTGATGCCGATACAAAATGCGACTCATTGTCAGATCtcataaataacttaaataatttatacccaaaaataaaatatgagccAGTTATATTGGTATTCGATAGAGCAGAGAGATTAAGGAACATGGACCACAGCATAATGTGTACATTTCTTAGATTAAAAGAATTGTGCAAGTTAAATATATGCACAATATTTGTCACACAGCTGATATACGATAATTTCTATTTCAAAATGGGTGTACGAGATCcgataaaattgtatttccCGAATTATAACAAAGaagaattattcaaaatcATTTTCTTGCATCATAAGTCATTTGTGCGACACTTGAAGAGTAACTATGAAATAGACAGTGATATCGAAGAAGAACTTGAGAAGCCAGAATTGTTTGCAAACTTTCTTAACGCATTCTTGAGCGTGTTCTACCGACCGTGTCGTGATTTGATCGAACTGCAGCACATGGCGAGAGTGAATTTCGTTAAATACTGCGAaccaattataaaaaatgaaatcagTGCAAGCGACTTGTCCAAGCTCTGGCGCCACATTGCTCCAATACTCAAAACAAGCCTTGAACTGCTATATTTGAGAATAAGCACTCAAAAACTGGCTATCCCTTCCCCAGGTAAAGAGAACAACAATTGTATGGATATAAACAACTACCAATTTGAGAATACATTAAAAGAAGAACTCATGTCGACAAAGACATTTGCACAAAGTTTTGAGCTACCATACTATGCTAAATACCTCCTGATTGCAGCATATCTGGCTAGCTATAACCCTCCAAAGGAGGACAAGCGCTTGTTCATGAAAAATCATGGAAAACAGAGAAAGAGATTACAACAAGTGAGAGCGAAAGCAAAAATTACTGAAAAACTAAATACACAGCTTGGTCCCAAAGTATTCACCCTAGATAGGCTTTTGGCAATATTCTATGCAATACTTGAAGAAAAAATTGGTCTAACAAGTAACTTATTAGCACAGATCGCTACTCTGGTTGAACTAAAACTTATTGCTGGCAATAAGGAAATAGATTTAGACTCCTCAAAGTATAAATGCATTGTTGGCTACGATTTTATATCTGCCGTTGCACAAACTGTTGGCTTTAATGTTAGAAAGTATTTGTACgactttatttaa